The sequence CAGGCCGGCGAAGATGACGATGGCCAGGATGAAATTGGCGATCGGCCCCGCCGCTACGATCGCCGCCCGGGCGCCGACCGATTTGTGGAAGAAGCTCTCGCGGCGCTCCGTCTCGCTCATGTGCGAGATCGCCCCACGGTCGGGGGCGCTGGCGGCGTTCTCGTCACCGAGAAACTTCACATAGCCGCCGAGCGGAATCGCCGAGAGCTTCCAGCGTGTCCCGTGGCGGTCATTGAAACCGGCGATCTCCGGCCCGAAGCCGATCGAGAACGCCACCACCCTCACCCCGGCGCGGCGGGCCACCCAGAAATGCCCCAGTTCGTGGAAAAACACCACGATCGTCAGCACGAACAGAAACGGCACGACATAGCCGAGCAGCCAGCCCGCAGTGCCGCCCATCGAGGCAAGAAAGTCCATCAGCGATTTCCCAGACGCGCACGCCGGCTGGCGTGCTGCTTGTTCCATAGCGAGCGTTTAAGGCGAACATGGGTAAAATGCGGCGCGGCGCCGGAAATTGTGGCATGTGCGTGCGACGTGGCGGCGCGCCGGCGCCTCACCATAGGAGGAAGCCGCGCGCCGGCGCGTCCGGCATCCGGATCAGCCCGATCAGCAGCATGAGCGCCGCCGCCGCGATGAAGCCGTCGAGCCGGTCCATCAACCCGCCATGGCCGGGAATGAGATGGCTCGAATCCTTCACCCCGAACCGCCGCTTCATCGCCGATTCGAAGAGATCCCCGCCCTGGCTGGCAAAGCTCGCCAGCAGGGCAACCGGGCCTGCCAGCAACGTCGTCTCCACCCCGGCCAGGAACAGGGTTCCCATTCCCGCCAGCATGCCGAACAGCGCTCCTCCCAGCGAGCCCGCCCAGGTCTTGTTGGGGCTGACGCGCGGCCAGAGCTTGGGACCGCCAATGAGCCGCCCGCAAAAATAGGCGGCGATGTCGGTCGACCACACAACGGCCAGCAGCCATACCAGACTCACCAGCCCGAAACTGGCGTCTTCGCGCAGGATCAGCGTCGGCAGGGCCAGAGCCCCGGCGTAGACGACGCCGAACGGCGCCCATGTCCGTCGCTCGCGATTGGAGCGCGCCACCAGCGCCGCGGTAATGGCACCGAGAACCACGATGCCGATGGACGCCGCTGGCGGACGTATCGCGAGCAACAGCACCGCGACGATCAGCGTCGCGCCGCCGATGACCAGAAGCGGCATGCGCGGCTTGGCGCCGATCATCCGCAGCCATTCCCATAGCACGATCACGGACGAGAGCGCGACCAG is a genomic window of Ancylobacter sp. IITR112 containing:
- a CDS encoding phosphatidate cytidylyltransferase, whose product is MRIGEDFLPRLVSALVLGPFVMLVAIAGGWAFSALVALSSVIVLWEWLRMIGAKPRMPLLVIGGATLIVAVLLLAIRPPAASIGIVVLGAITAALVARSNRERRTWAPFGVVYAGALALPTLILREDASFGLVSLVWLLAVVWSTDIAAYFCGRLIGGPKLWPRVSPNKTWAGSLGGALFGMLAGMGTLFLAGVETTLLAGPVALLASFASQGGDLFESAMKRRFGVKDSSHLIPGHGGLMDRLDGFIAAAALMLLIGLIRMPDAPARGFLLW